The Deinococcus sp. Marseille-Q6407 genome has a window encoding:
- a CDS encoding EAL domain-containing protein yields the protein MYAVKREERGQVRPYHAEQDQQTERFQHVARAIGQSSQPVEDGFRLVYQPIYDLRTGRIVKAETLLRWDHGELGALSPAEFIPVAERIGQMPRLGSWVLEQACQEARSWDDVKVSVNVSAHQLTRSDFAAQVAGVLQASGLSSQQLELELTETAQLYGDERVERNLEELDRLGIGLSIDDFGAGYANLSRLRSLQISGIKLDRSLIDPLPAGDDFCHLITEAMAALSYRYSLDLTAEGLETQEHIDLVYEMGCPLGQGFALSPPLPPDALRDLLRQPACPTVSASAEVTAQRPSGDKWVDTLRS from the coding sequence ATGTACGCCGTCAAGCGCGAAGAGCGCGGGCAGGTGCGGCCTTACCACGCTGAGCAGGACCAGCAGACCGAGCGCTTTCAGCATGTGGCCCGCGCCATCGGGCAAAGCTCTCAGCCGGTGGAAGACGGGTTCCGGCTGGTCTATCAGCCGATCTACGACCTGCGCACCGGCCGGATCGTCAAGGCCGAGACGCTGCTGCGCTGGGACCACGGTGAGCTGGGCGCCCTCTCGCCGGCCGAGTTCATTCCGGTGGCCGAGCGGATCGGGCAGATGCCGCGCCTGGGCAGCTGGGTGCTGGAGCAGGCCTGCCAGGAAGCCCGCAGCTGGGACGATGTCAAGGTGAGCGTGAATGTCAGTGCGCATCAGCTGACCCGCAGCGACTTTGCCGCTCAGGTGGCCGGCGTGCTGCAGGCCAGTGGACTGAGCAGCCAGCAGCTGGAGCTGGAGCTGACCGAAACGGCGCAGCTGTACGGCGACGAGCGGGTCGAGCGCAACCTCGAGGAGCTGGACCGGCTGGGCATCGGGCTGAGTATCGACGATTTCGGGGCCGGCTACGCCAATCTCTCGCGGCTGCGCTCCCTGCAGATTTCGGGCATCAAGCTCGACCGCTCCCTGATTGACCCGCTGCCGGCGGGCGACGACTTCTGCCATCTGATTACAGAAGCCATGGCCGCGCTGAGTTACCGCTACAGCCTGGACCTGACCGCCGAGGGCCTGGAAACGCAGGAACACATTGACCTGGTCTACGAGATGGGCTGCCCACTGGGCCAGGGCTTTGCGCTCTCGCCGCCCCTGCCGCCGGACGCGCTGCGTGACCTGCTACGCCAGCCAGCATGCCCCACCGTGAGCGCCAGCGCCGAGGTCACCGCGCAGCGGCCTTCCGGCGACAAGTGGGTGGATACGCTGCGGTCCTGA
- a CDS encoding YdcF family protein: MSAPDPLPPDLPARSRSALRPGYLWSWLGAGLAAGVLLSSLLILVGYGPFGALALPLTGLGALLGLWRPGRWLLRALLGAAALVYAAALFTPLVPHAMAALTEAQAPAPADAIIVLGGGLNCAEGTPAPASAARLSRGIDLWRAGYAETLVLSSQSDVLSPASCPRLSDLEAAQLRRWFAVPPRLLTLQNVTDTADEARQAAGLEAQHGWKRVLLVTSPSHSARAAALFRRELKAEVLSVPAEEWSFSPSGLTAYDRLRGLNVVLYESLSRVKARLLR, encoded by the coding sequence ATGTCCGCGCCTGACCCGCTCCCCCCTGACCTGCCTGCCCGCTCACGTTCAGCCCTGCGGCCCGGTTACCTCTGGTCCTGGCTTGGCGCCGGTCTGGCGGCAGGTGTGCTGCTGTCCAGCCTGCTGATTCTGGTGGGCTACGGGCCTTTTGGCGCGCTGGCGCTGCCGCTGACCGGCCTCGGGGCGTTGCTGGGGCTGTGGCGTCCGGGCCGCTGGCTGCTGCGGGCTTTGCTGGGCGCCGCCGCGCTGGTGTACGCTGCTGCGCTGTTTACCCCGCTGGTGCCACATGCGATGGCGGCCCTGACTGAGGCCCAGGCTCCGGCGCCCGCCGACGCCATCATCGTGCTGGGCGGCGGCCTGAACTGCGCCGAGGGCACCCCGGCACCGGCCAGTGCCGCCCGCCTCAGCCGCGGCATCGACCTCTGGCGGGCCGGGTACGCGGAAACGCTGGTGCTCAGTTCGCAGTCGGATGTGCTGTCGCCGGCCAGCTGCCCCCGCCTCAGCGACCTGGAAGCGGCCCAGCTGCGTCGCTGGTTCGCGGTCCCGCCCCGGCTGCTGACCCTACAGAACGTGACCGACACCGCCGACGAGGCGCGGCAGGCGGCTGGGCTGGAAGCGCAGCATGGCTGGAAACGGGTGCTGCTGGTGACCAGCCCATCGCACTCGGCCCGCGCCGCCGCACTGTTTCGCCGCGAACTGAAGGCCGAAGTCCTGAGTGTTCCGGCTGAGGAATGGAGTTTTTCTCCCAGCGGCCTGACCGCTTATGACCGGCTGCGCGGCCTGAACGTGGTGCTGTATGAAAGCTTGTCGCGGGTCAAGGCACGGCTGCTGCGCTGA
- a CDS encoding GGDEF domain-containing protein: MLRSRPPQPPVTETDLDTPELQQGWQVLIRWGTLGILLSCAMAWFWSTGDTWDRLIDPPIYGVLAALLLTVLANRRGQISLSALITWLPVSASLWLLTKLGLLLGLGSPLSVLLREMNESLVWVPPLLAWNMLTGAERQGGLIPSQIILALLTVICLVGGTYWFRTVGWAPEAGGGLGQLWLASLVTYAGMYYFTQRMQKLQAIQGERRALARMAYHDLLTGLPNRLSLEQE; encoded by the coding sequence ATGCTCCGTAGCCGCCCCCCACAGCCGCCGGTCACCGAAACGGACCTGGACACGCCCGAGCTTCAGCAGGGCTGGCAAGTCCTGATACGGTGGGGGACCCTGGGGATTTTGCTGTCCTGCGCGATGGCCTGGTTCTGGTCTACTGGCGACACCTGGGACCGTCTGATAGATCCGCCGATATATGGCGTTCTGGCTGCGCTGCTGCTTACCGTTTTGGCTAACCGGCGGGGACAGATCTCGTTGTCAGCCCTGATCACATGGTTGCCAGTGAGCGCCAGCCTCTGGCTGCTGACCAAACTGGGGCTGCTGCTGGGACTGGGCAGCCCACTGAGCGTGCTGCTGCGCGAGATGAACGAGAGTCTGGTCTGGGTTCCTCCCCTGCTGGCCTGGAACATGCTGACCGGCGCCGAGCGGCAGGGCGGCCTGATTCCGTCCCAGATCATCCTGGCGCTGCTGACGGTGATTTGCTTGGTCGGCGGCACTTACTGGTTCCGGACCGTGGGCTGGGCGCCCGAGGCAGGCGGCGGCCTGGGCCAGCTGTGGCTGGCGTCACTGGTCACCTATGCCGGTATGTATTACTTCACCCAGCGCATGCAAAAGCTTCAGGCCATTCAAGGTGAACGCCGGGCACTGGCCCGGATGGCCTATCACGACCTGTTGACCGGCCTACCCAACCGCCTCAGCCTGGAGCAGGAATAG
- the recG gene encoding ATP-dependent DNA helicase RecG encodes MPTVAELAQRLAKPLTLELRSGCHNRVVAGGLEGLLRGPLANPFPQVRELLDGYAGWSEPEREQALERALKALEEKAQGKRPAHKGAASGERSPARTRAQAQTRETVPPAPAGEGGLRLPIDAPIERLDSGRGGERKLKGLGLYSLRDLLHYYPHRHEDRRALPSLMNVDEGQKVTVQGVVVSRFKRTPKPRMTILEATLETEGGSRVKATWFNQPWMERQLREGARVIVTGRVKKFGRTAQLAAEHLESLDSAEGSLSTGRIVGVYDAKEGVSQEFLRRAAWRALQAAPLDDYLPAHWRREYGLTTLADALQGIHFPADEAHLSRAMSRLRFDEYLFLELRMLLQGEDAVLQGKRFQAHPEDIDRFEGALPFRFTGAQRRVLGEIVEEMRSDRQMARLVQGDVGSGKTAVAACALYLAVRDGYQGALMAPTEILARQHYANLRGYLEPLDVRVGLLVGAMTPKAKLDMQSRIALGEVDIVVGTQALIQENVQFDHLGLAVIDEEHRFGVMQRRRLLESRPDVLVMSATPIPRSLALTAYGDLELSVIDELPPGRTPVETKLIQDGYRTQAYGFVMGQIRQGRQAYVVTALIEENENLELLAATELAQNLAEMLPEARTGLLHGKMTAAEKDAVMDAFRAHEFDLLVSTTVIEVGVDVPNASVMVIENAERFGLSQLHQLRGRVGRGSAKSYCVLIASEMTKKTEGRLRIIEGSTDGFVIAEADLKLRGPGEIRGTRQSGIPDLRLGDLANDAEVIEQARRLAKHILSNDPRLEHPRLQYLRSELQNRSQSVAFREVI; translated from the coding sequence GTGCCGACCGTTGCCGAACTCGCTCAGCGCCTTGCCAAACCCCTGACCCTGGAACTGCGTTCCGGGTGCCACAACCGCGTGGTGGCCGGCGGGCTGGAAGGGCTGCTGCGCGGGCCACTGGCGAACCCTTTTCCGCAGGTCCGTGAATTGCTCGACGGCTACGCGGGCTGGAGCGAGCCCGAGCGGGAACAGGCGCTGGAGCGGGCGCTGAAAGCCCTGGAGGAAAAAGCCCAGGGGAAGCGGCCGGCTCACAAGGGGGCAGCCAGCGGCGAGCGCTCACCGGCCAGGACACGGGCCCAGGCGCAGACCCGCGAAACGGTGCCCCCGGCGCCGGCCGGCGAGGGGGGGCTGCGGCTGCCCATCGACGCGCCGATCGAGCGGCTGGACAGCGGGCGCGGCGGCGAACGCAAGCTCAAGGGCCTGGGCCTTTACAGCCTGCGCGACCTGCTGCACTACTACCCGCACCGCCACGAGGACCGCCGGGCGCTGCCCTCGCTGATGAATGTGGATGAGGGCCAGAAAGTCACGGTGCAGGGCGTGGTGGTCAGCCGCTTCAAGCGCACGCCCAAGCCACGCATGACCATTTTGGAAGCCACCCTGGAAACTGAAGGCGGCAGCCGGGTCAAGGCCACCTGGTTCAACCAGCCCTGGATGGAGCGGCAGCTGCGCGAGGGCGCCCGCGTCATCGTGACCGGGCGAGTCAAAAAGTTCGGACGCACCGCACAGCTGGCTGCCGAACACCTCGAAAGTCTGGACAGCGCCGAAGGCAGCCTCAGCACCGGGCGCATCGTGGGGGTGTACGACGCCAAAGAAGGGGTCAGTCAGGAATTTCTGCGGCGCGCGGCGTGGCGGGCGCTGCAGGCCGCGCCGCTGGACGACTACCTGCCGGCCCACTGGCGGCGCGAGTACGGCCTGACCACCCTGGCCGACGCCCTACAGGGTATTCATTTCCCGGCCGATGAAGCCCACCTCTCGCGGGCAATGAGCCGGCTGCGCTTCGACGAGTACCTCTTTCTGGAACTGCGGATGCTGCTGCAGGGCGAGGACGCCGTGCTTCAGGGCAAGCGTTTCCAGGCGCACCCGGAAGACATCGACCGCTTCGAAGGAGCGCTGCCGTTCCGCTTTACCGGGGCACAGCGGCGGGTGCTGGGCGAAATCGTGGAGGAAATGCGCTCCGACCGCCAGATGGCGCGGCTGGTGCAGGGCGACGTGGGATCCGGCAAGACGGCAGTGGCCGCCTGCGCCCTGTATCTGGCGGTGCGCGACGGCTACCAGGGCGCCCTGATGGCCCCCACCGAAATCCTGGCGCGGCAGCACTACGCCAACCTGCGCGGCTACCTCGAACCGCTGGACGTGCGGGTAGGCCTGCTGGTGGGCGCCATGACGCCCAAAGCCAAGCTGGACATGCAGAGCCGCATCGCGCTGGGCGAGGTGGACATCGTGGTGGGCACCCAGGCACTGATTCAGGAGAACGTGCAGTTCGACCACCTGGGGCTGGCCGTGATCGACGAGGAACACCGCTTCGGGGTGATGCAGCGCCGCCGGCTGCTGGAATCCCGCCCCGACGTGCTGGTGATGTCGGCCACACCGATTCCACGTTCGCTGGCGCTGACCGCCTACGGTGACCTGGAACTGAGCGTGATCGACGAGCTGCCGCCGGGCCGCACGCCGGTGGAAACCAAGCTGATTCAGGACGGTTACCGCACTCAGGCCTACGGCTTCGTGATGGGCCAGATTCGCCAGGGCCGCCAGGCTTACGTGGTCACGGCATTGATTGAAGAAAACGAGAACCTGGAACTGCTGGCCGCCACCGAACTGGCCCAGAACCTGGCCGAGATGCTGCCCGAAGCCCGCACCGGGCTACTGCACGGCAAGATGACGGCCGCCGAAAAGGACGCGGTGATGGACGCTTTCCGCGCCCACGAGTTCGACCTGCTGGTTTCTACCACCGTGATCGAGGTAGGCGTGGACGTGCCCAACGCCAGCGTGATGGTGATCGAAAACGCCGAGCGCTTCGGCCTCAGCCAGCTGCACCAGCTACGCGGGCGGGTAGGACGCGGCAGCGCCAAAAGCTACTGCGTGCTGATTGCCAGCGAGATGACCAAGAAAACCGAGGGGCGCCTGCGCATCATCGAAGGCTCCACCGACGGCTTCGTGATTGCCGAAGCCGACCTGAAGCTGCGCGGTCCCGGCGAGATTCGGGGCACCCGTCAGAGCGGGATTCCGGACCTGCGGCTGGGCGACCTCGCCAATGACGCCGAAGTGATCGAGCAGGCCCGGAGGCTTGCCAAGCACATCCTGTCCAATGATCCACGGCTGGAACACCCGCGCCTGCAATACCTGAGAAGCGAACTGCAAAACCGCAGCCAGAGCGTGGCCTTCCGGGAAGTGATCTGA
- a CDS encoding kinase, whose amino-acid sequence MKRPPLIVLRGNSGSGKSSVARALRQRYGYGLAWVEQDYLRRVLLREHDIPDGHNIRLIETNVRYCLDAGYVTVLEGILQSRHYAPMLERLHSDFGGHWYYFDLSFEETVRRHAARPQAAEFGAEQMSQWYQERDVLPFAAEQIIGPESSLEETADRIARQAFGERQLG is encoded by the coding sequence GTGAAACGCCCGCCCCTGATCGTGCTGCGCGGCAATTCCGGCAGCGGCAAGAGTTCGGTGGCGCGGGCGCTGCGTCAGCGGTACGGCTACGGGCTGGCCTGGGTGGAGCAGGACTATCTGCGGCGGGTGCTGCTGCGCGAGCACGACATTCCAGACGGCCACAACATCCGGCTGATCGAAACCAATGTGCGCTATTGCCTGGACGCCGGCTATGTCACCGTACTGGAAGGCATTTTGCAAAGCCGCCACTATGCGCCGATGCTGGAGCGGCTACACAGCGACTTCGGTGGGCACTGGTATTATTTTGACCTCTCCTTTGAGGAAACGGTGCGCCGCCACGCCGCCCGGCCCCAGGCGGCAGAGTTCGGCGCAGAGCAGATGAGCCAGTGGTATCAGGAGCGGGATGTGTTGCCTTTTGCGGCGGAACAGATCATCGGGCCGGAGAGTTCGCTGGAAGAGACGGCAGACCGGATTGCCCGCCAGGCGTTTGGAGAGCGGCAGCTAGGCTGA
- the aat gene encoding leucyl/phenylalanyl-tRNA--protein transferase — MANALKFLNHPDALVASVAAGYAQGGFLMDLEEGEGPQWFTVDTRALVPLTEAEGLHVARRLRRRLGQFEVRRNAAYREVLEGCRGRLPGSPEREDGEWISDEMIEIYEHLHAAGLSHCFEVWQDGELAGGVMGIALGGVFFAESKFHRVTDASKVALVQLAAHLHARGFTVLDAQIQNSHIARLGVYELSSEAFAPLLSRGLAVDAEF, encoded by the coding sequence GTGGCGAACGCGCTGAAATTTCTCAACCACCCCGACGCGCTGGTGGCCTCAGTGGCGGCCGGCTACGCTCAGGGCGGCTTTCTGATGGACCTGGAAGAGGGCGAAGGCCCGCAGTGGTTCACGGTGGACACCCGCGCTCTGGTGCCGCTGACCGAAGCGGAGGGCCTGCACGTGGCGCGGCGGCTGCGGCGCCGGCTGGGGCAATTCGAAGTGCGGCGCAACGCGGCTTACCGCGAGGTGCTGGAAGGCTGCCGGGGCCGGCTGCCGGGCAGCCCCGAGCGCGAGGACGGCGAGTGGATCAGCGACGAAATGATTGAGATTTACGAGCACCTGCACGCGGCGGGCCTGAGCCATTGCTTTGAAGTCTGGCAGGACGGCGAACTGGCCGGCGGGGTGATGGGGATTGCGCTGGGCGGAGTCTTTTTTGCCGAAAGCAAATTCCACCGCGTGACCGACGCTTCCAAGGTGGCGCTGGTGCAGCTGGCCGCGCACCTGCACGCGCGCGGCTTTACTGTGCTGGACGCTCAGATTCAGAACTCTCACATCGCCCGGCTGGGGGTGTACGAACTCAGCAGCGAGGCCTTTGCGCCGCTGCTGAGCCGGGGGCTGGCGGTGGACGCCGAATTCTGA
- a CDS encoding peptidoglycan DD-metalloendopeptidase family protein — MKRAATLTTALLLFSPALAASYTVQPGDTLWRIAQASGTTVDALQAANNLSGSALSVGQVLQLPGSATAPAAPSPAVSASLPGVQVQAPARVKEGDPFVLRLSGENAARARVRFPSELNEDVRRPGEWLSPVQLGGQQVILGRVVLGQSAPVRYEVELGSQSASGQFPVGPLGQPVQNLNMPASIASVLQDPRRAEETAAVEKAYELRGAPVWTEPFTNAIQGGRRSSGFGQPRRERAGAKINYHYGMDYSAPKGTRVQAVNRGRVVLAATYPVRGGLVVIDHGAGLLSMYFHMSKIEVAPGQTVKRGQKVGEVGSTGYSTGPHLHLEMRLRGEAVDPARWVGQQLP; from the coding sequence ATGAAACGAGCCGCCACCCTGACCACCGCCCTGCTCCTGTTCTCCCCTGCCCTGGCTGCCAGTTACACCGTGCAGCCCGGCGACACGCTCTGGCGGATTGCCCAGGCCAGCGGCACCACCGTGGACGCTCTGCAGGCCGCCAACAACCTCAGCGGCAGCGCGCTGAGCGTGGGGCAGGTGTTGCAGCTGCCCGGCAGCGCGACCGCGCCGGCTGCCCCCAGCCCGGCGGTGAGCGCCAGCCTGCCGGGTGTGCAGGTACAGGCTCCGGCCCGGGTCAAGGAAGGTGATCCCTTCGTGCTGCGGCTGAGCGGCGAAAATGCGGCGCGGGCGCGGGTGCGCTTTCCCTCCGAGCTGAACGAGGACGTGCGCCGCCCGGGCGAGTGGCTCAGCCCGGTGCAGCTGGGCGGACAGCAGGTGATTCTGGGCCGGGTGGTGCTGGGCCAGAGCGCCCCGGTGCGCTACGAAGTAGAACTGGGCAGCCAGAGTGCCAGCGGGCAGTTTCCGGTGGGACCGCTGGGGCAGCCGGTGCAGAACCTCAACATGCCGGCCAGCATCGCCAGCGTGCTGCAAGACCCTCGCCGCGCCGAGGAAACCGCCGCCGTGGAGAAAGCCTACGAGCTGCGCGGGGCACCGGTCTGGACCGAGCCGTTCACCAACGCCATTCAGGGTGGGCGGCGCTCCTCGGGCTTCGGGCAGCCACGGCGGGAGCGGGCCGGCGCCAAGATCAACTACCACTACGGTATGGACTACTCAGCGCCGAAAGGCACCCGCGTGCAGGCGGTAAACCGCGGCCGGGTGGTGCTGGCTGCCACTTACCCAGTGCGCGGCGGCCTGGTGGTGATTGACCACGGGGCAGGGCTGCTCAGCATGTACTTTCACATGTCCAAAATCGAGGTGGCTCCTGGACAGACGGTGAAACGCGGTCAGAAGGTGGGCGAGGTCGGCTCGACCGGTTACTCCACCGGCCCGCACCTGCACCTGGAAATGCGGCTGCGCGGCGAGGCGGTGGACCCGGCCCGCTGGGTGGGCCAGCAGCTGCCCTGA
- a CDS encoding SDR family NAD(P)-dependent oxidoreductase, with protein MTGHASLSGRTILITGATEGIGRATAAELSRRGARVLLLGRNPEKLAAVAREVGAAATFQADLSELQQVAAVAADIRRREPLLDTLINNAGGIFDPRQETREGLEMTWALNVLSPFLLTRELLPLLRAAPDPRMIMVASEAHRMGRLDLNDPEQRHSYRPWPAYNASKLAAVLLTRELARREPWLTAAALHPGVVRSGFNGNNASLQAALWKLVDRFAISPEEGAQTSVFLASTPQLSVNGSYWNRCRLAAPSAAALDDGLALDTWETCQGYLRRLGL; from the coding sequence ATGACTGGACATGCTTCCCTAAGCGGCCGGACCATTCTGATTACCGGCGCCACCGAAGGCATCGGCCGGGCCACAGCCGCCGAGCTGAGCCGGCGGGGCGCCCGGGTGCTGCTGCTGGGCCGGAACCCGGAGAAGCTGGCAGCAGTGGCCCGCGAGGTCGGCGCTGCAGCCACCTTTCAGGCCGACCTCAGCGAACTGCAGCAGGTGGCGGCGGTCGCTGCCGACATCCGCCGCCGCGAGCCACTGCTGGACACCCTGATCAACAATGCGGGAGGGATTTTCGACCCCCGGCAGGAAACCCGCGAGGGACTGGAAATGACCTGGGCGCTGAACGTGCTTTCACCCTTCCTGCTGACCCGCGAACTGCTGCCGCTGCTGCGCGCCGCGCCGGACCCACGGATGATTATGGTGGCATCGGAGGCGCACCGGATGGGCCGGCTGGACCTGAACGACCCGGAGCAGAGGCACAGTTACCGGCCCTGGCCCGCCTACAACGCGTCCAAACTGGCTGCCGTCCTGCTGACCCGTGAACTGGCCCGCCGTGAACCCTGGCTGACAGCCGCCGCCCTGCATCCCGGCGTGGTCCGCAGCGGCTTTAACGGGAACAATGCCAGCCTGCAAGCCGCGCTCTGGAAGCTGGTGGACCGCTTTGCCATCTCCCCGGAAGAAGGCGCACAGACCAGTGTGTTTCTGGCGTCCACGCCCCAGCTGAGTGTGAACGGCAGCTACTGGAACCGCTGCCGGCTGGCGGCGCCCTCAGCGGCAGCGCTGGACGACGGGCTGGCGCTGGACACCTGGGAGACCTGCCAGGGCTATCTGCGCCGGCTGGGGCTGTAA
- a CDS encoding DNA topoisomerase IB: MPSRTEALQDDYLRREGNQPGKFRYLYPDGRRYTDQAGLERIAALAVPPGYSDVYVSPDADAELQAFGRDAAGRLQYRYHPDFVQGRALKKWQRLSRFAGTLADLRTLTTADLRRSGLPPRKVMALMIRLLHVAHFRVGSDTYARAHKTYGLSTLRKRHVSVEGNTVMFNFKGKHGIQQSKAVVDRTIAANVEKLLELPGRDLFQAVDEGTRRRIKAAELNAYLREQIGPFTAKDFRTWGGTLLAAEFLAESGAAGSERSAKKVLLECVRTVADDLGNTPAVTRAHYICPVIFDRYLEGKVLDDYEPRAGRTPAALEGLTRSEMALKRMLDSEKTIRTRTRRA; this comes from the coding sequence ATGCCCAGCCGCACCGAAGCCCTGCAAGACGATTACCTGCGCCGCGAAGGCAACCAACCCGGCAAGTTCCGGTATCTCTACCCGGATGGCCGGCGTTATACCGACCAGGCCGGGCTGGAGCGCATCGCCGCGCTGGCGGTGCCGCCCGGGTACAGCGACGTGTATGTTTCGCCGGATGCGGACGCCGAGTTGCAGGCATTTGGCCGCGACGCAGCGGGGCGGCTGCAGTACCGTTATCACCCGGACTTCGTGCAGGGCCGCGCTCTTAAAAAGTGGCAGCGCCTCTCGCGCTTTGCCGGCACCCTGGCCGACCTGCGGACACTGACTACCGCCGACCTGCGCCGCAGCGGCCTGCCCCCGCGCAAGGTAATGGCGCTGATGATCCGGCTGCTGCACGTGGCGCACTTCCGGGTGGGCAGCGACACCTACGCCCGCGCCCACAAGACCTATGGCCTCAGCACCCTGCGCAAGCGGCATGTCAGCGTCGAGGGCAACACGGTGATGTTCAATTTCAAGGGCAAGCACGGCATTCAGCAGAGCAAGGCGGTGGTGGACCGCACCATCGCCGCCAACGTCGAGAAACTGCTGGAATTGCCGGGGCGCGACCTGTTTCAGGCGGTGGATGAGGGCACGCGGCGCCGCATCAAGGCCGCCGAGCTGAACGCCTACCTGCGCGAGCAGATCGGTCCCTTTACCGCCAAGGACTTCCGCACCTGGGGCGGCACCCTGCTGGCCGCCGAGTTCCTGGCCGAGTCGGGGGCCGCTGGCAGCGAGCGGAGCGCCAAGAAAGTGCTGCTGGAATGCGTGCGCACCGTGGCCGACGACCTGGGCAACACCCCGGCCGTGACCCGCGCCCACTACATCTGCCCGGTGATTTTCGACCGCTACCTCGAAGGCAAGGTGCTGGACGACTACGAGCCGCGCGCCGGCCGCACCCCGGCGGCGCTGGAAGGACTGACCCGCTCGGAAATGGCCCTCAAGCGCATGCTGGACTCGGAAAAGACCATCCGCACGCGTACCCGCAGGGCGTAG